One stretch of Pseudomonas azotoformans DNA includes these proteins:
- a CDS encoding response regulator yields MDHVDHILIVDDDREIRELVGNYLKKNGMRTTVVADGRQMRSFLDTTPVDLIVLDIMMPGDDGLQLCRELRVGKHKATPVLMLTARNDETDRIIGLEMGADDYLVKPFAARELLARINAVLRRTRMLPPNLVVSETGRLIRFGRWRLDTTARHLLDEDDTLVALSGAEYRLLRVFLDHPQRVLNRDQLLNLTQGRDADLFDRSIDLLVSRLRQRLLDDAREPAYIKTVRSEGYVFSLPVEILGAEQ; encoded by the coding sequence ATGGATCATGTCGATCACATCCTGATCGTCGATGACGACCGGGAGATCCGCGAACTGGTGGGCAACTACCTGAAAAAGAACGGCATGCGTACCACGGTGGTCGCCGACGGCCGCCAGATGCGCAGCTTCCTCGACACCACCCCGGTGGACCTGATCGTGCTGGACATCATGATGCCCGGCGACGACGGTTTGCAGCTGTGCCGCGAGCTGCGGGTGGGCAAGCACAAAGCCACGCCGGTGTTGATGCTGACCGCACGCAACGATGAAACCGACCGCATCATCGGCCTGGAAATGGGCGCGGACGATTACCTGGTCAAACCGTTCGCCGCCCGTGAGCTGCTGGCGCGCATCAACGCGGTGCTGCGCCGCACACGAATGCTGCCGCCGAACCTGGTGGTCAGCGAAACCGGGCGGCTGATCCGCTTCGGCCGCTGGCGCCTGGACACCACCGCCCGCCACCTGCTCGACGAAGACGACACCCTGGTCGCCCTGAGCGGCGCCGAATACCGCCTGCTGCGGGTGTTCCTCGATCACCCCCAACGCGTGCTCAACCGCGACCAGTTGCTCAACCTGACCCAGGGCCGCGACGCCGATCTGTTCGACCGTTCCATCGACCTGCTGGTGAGCCGCCTGCGCCAACGCCTGCTGGACGACGCCCGCGAACCGGCCTACATCAAGACCGTGCGCAGCGAGGGCTACGTGTTCTCCCTGCCGGTGGAAATCCTCGGGGCCGAGCAATGA